TACCGAAGAACCAGTCGGAAGCAAAGCTTGATCATATGCAGATCCGAGCAGGTAATCTGCCAGTGACCCCAGCCCTTGGTAAGCCCGTTGACCCGCAGATTCCTTTTTTCCACCTTAGCCTTCAGATCTCTGATCTTCCTGTCTTTCTCGTCGACACTGCCCGACAGGTACTTCATCTCGGTCTTAATTTTATGCATTTGAGGGCAGTCAAATTCAATATCCATGGTGGCCTGAAGATGCTCCAAGCACCGAGGAGCAgcattttgcatggcccattggcATCCACAGCTGGGTCGCCATTGATCCTCATATGCTTTGCCGCTGCAGATGAACGCGACTGTGATGGAGTAGCCGCCACACGGCCATGGTAAGATGCGCAGGTCTTGTACTTCACCTCTGGTAAACCATCTTCAGCAAGAACAGCGCTAAGCATAGCCTTCGGCCTAACCGTGACAGAATGCTTCATCTATTAAAATATGTAGAGTGGTAAGTCATTTACACATAGTACAGACCACAACAGGAATACGCGGAAATATCATGCTACTAAAGCAATAGAAACATGGAAATGCATTAGCCTTTATCGGTGACGGGTTCAGGACAAGCAAAGCAAACGTGCAACAGAAGCCCGAAAAACAAACCAGAGATCTGCAGCAACACAACGACTATGTAAACATGCTTTTAAGTAAGGCAGGGCACATTCTTTAAAGGCAGGTCACAAACATCAATCGTGTTGTGTGTTGACCACGATTGGCAAACGCAAGCAGGTAAACTACAGAAGCCAAACGGCATGATACACGGGAGACCACAGATCAAGCATGAACCCGGTAAAAAATGGCTATTCACGGGATCTAAAGAATCTGATACACAGTGGACTGCACAGCAAGCATCGACAGAGTTAATACGACCATTCTACTACAAATCACATATAAAAAATATGCTCTGCGTGTCGTTGATCAACGACATGCCCAATTGCATAAATCTCGAACAAGTCTAGCACATGCATGTTGTAGAGTTGACCAAGCAAACGAGGTCTACCTTGCTAGCTGGTGACGGTGTGGAACGGAGATCACGGTCATTGTTCATCGCACCGATGAAGAAGAGTTCCCTCCGTGTGCCTGATGCCATCGCGCGAAGAAAAGCTTGGGTGCCTGGATGCCCAGATCAACGGTACTGTAAGAACATCTCCACATTATGGACTAAATTCGCGGAAGCTAGGGATTCGAAGAGATAAAAAAAGGAGCAAGGATCTCGCCTTCTACAGAAGAGGAGGGGAGAGCGCCACCGTATATATGAACTTGAAGTACACATCTAAACAACCTAGAAAAAACACCGAAGAGGGCAGGCGAGAGGAAAGAATCACCTGCAAGGAAACCAGTGAAGCAACTTCGAGCAGCACAGCCCAGGAGCCAAGAGAACAAGCAGACCCCAGTCAGGACAAATCAACCAGCAAACCTTAGacagatccctaaaaacaacaaatCCCAGGATGAGCACATGTACAACACAAACGAGAAGACAATCAGAGGAGCGAAGAACCACCTCAGCCATCTCAGAAGCCTCTCCGGTGTACTCCCACTCCGGTCAACTCGCAAGACAGCCCTTCCGGCACGCCACCGTCCCAACTGCGACACATCCAGAAAGATGAGGAACATGGGAAGAAACAAGCAGAATAGAAGACAGGACCCATCCACGTCCGAATCAAATCATACTGGCAAGGCAAatattcatgcacacctagtatcAATTGGCTCAACAATACTACTGCAAATAGAAAGTGTCACTGTTAGAGCATGTCCCTATTTTTAGTGCAGCCAACAAATCAGAAAATATGGTAGTTCGTGTAGCTTTGAAGCTTAGATTAAAGAAGATTTTATTACACGGATAATCTGATTAGCAGTTCATGTGGTCTTACTTAGAAGTACAATTTGCAACCCAGCATATAATTCACCTACTTATTGCCATCTGACACATTACAGTAAGTAAATAACCAAGGGGAAAATGTCAATTTGGTACTTTGTACTTAGTCCAGACCAAACTGTTGTTTTTAACATAATTAAAATCAAATGTATCTTTGCAGTATTTTTGAAAAATGTGGGCACAAAAGCGGGTGATTACGACCACTCAACACTGTAATTGTTGATACTTGCACCCGTGCCTTCTGATCAATAAAAATGGAAATCCAGAGAAATAATCTCTGAAAAACAAATAATTCAAACATGTGGTGGTCCATCGGTGCTTGAAGTAGGCAATATAAAATCTAACTTACACCAATGCAGGTTGTAGGAACAAAAAAAAGTGAATGGTTAGTGGCCACAAAAGAGAGAGCTGGGTGCATAGTGTTTGTTATTCTTGGAAGCATGAAACCATACATATGAATATTCCAACTGTAATGCAGATATACAGATCGTTTTATTAGAAAATCGACACTTGATACATGCATTTTGACGTACAAAGGCAATTCATACCACACAACACAAACAACCCTACAGCCGGAGTCTAAATTCAGACATCCAATGAGAGATGACATATATAGAGAACCACGACATTTCAATAGTAAGTAATTTGACTAACAATGAATATTAGAGCACTTAGTCTGAAACTCACGTAAGCATATTGTTACAATCAGCAGCTCAACTACTAATAATAATGAATAGATCTAGTTTGAACTTCCAAAACTATATATCCCTGATAACACTATCTAATTAAAATAGAAGGGACATAAATATAGATCATCTCATTATTTTGGCAGGAGATAAAATAAATGGTTCATCTGTTTATTCAGAATATCTCATAAAGGGATAACCTTAATTTATATGGTTAATAGTTAGTTAAAAATACAAGGATTTTTTTTCAGAATATCTTTGAAAAAATGAACGGCTCAGAGTATGATCATCCATCAACTTACAGTGTTCCCTGGCGCATATCTGGTTCATCTGTTTCTATTGAATCAACAAGTCTTGACAAACCAAGATCTGCAATCTTGGGGGTCATACTTTTATCCAGCAAAAAATTACTAGGCTTTAAGTTCAGATGGTAAATATGCCTTTCCTGGGAGTTGTGAAGGTAATTTATTCCCTCACAAGTCCCTTTAATAATCTTGTAACATGTGGGCCACTCAAGCCCGCAAGCTTCATCTGCGATTAGTAGCAAAAGACGTATAAAATAAGCTGTTGAATCACTCATCTTGATAGGCAAACTAATATATGTAGGCAATTGTCAACCATATATATTTGAAGATAAGGGAAACTTCCATTGATTATTTGAGCAGTATCAAGATGAAACAACTGCAGAAGAGTTGAACTCCCACTACATATAAGATACTTAAATCCACACTGATAGTCCTACCTTCAATGTGTTTATCAAGGCTTCCGCCATGCATATATTCGAAGCAGAGCACCCGCTCCATAATTGTCGCGAAGACAAACTCCCCATTATGCTTCATGTATTTGCCTATTTCCCACCCCAAATTCTAGTTGCTAACTTTGCCTATTTCAGTTGCTGATTCTAGAATGCTTCTGCGGGAACTGGGATAAACTCCCCGTAAGCATATTCAGACAAAATTACTCATTTTGGTACAAATAAATCAGATAAACTCATAAGAACGGGaactgggagagagagagagagagagagagagagagagagagagacctggaCGGAGTGGATAGATGGGGGCGGGGAGGCGCCAGCTCCGTCCGTTGCggggtcgtcgtcgtcgccggggAGCACGACGGCGAGCACCCCGAGCGCCGGCGCGACCTGCTCGGCGGGGATCTGTAGCGCCTCCGTGAGCACCGCGCCACCCACGTGCCCGGCCCCGGCGCCACGAGCTTCGCCTTGAGCTGCGCTAGGGTTTGCGTGGAGGTCGGCCTCCGACGCGTCGTCCGCTGCGGGGGCGTCGTCGTCACCGGGAAGCACGGCGGCGAGCGCCCCGAGCGCCAGCGCGGCCTGGTCGGCGGGGATCTGCAGCGCCTCCGCGAACATGGTGGTGGGAGAGGAAGGGGAGGAGATGCGGGAGCGCCGCGGCGGCTGCACGAGGATGAGGGAAGGGGAGGAGGCAGAGCACGCGGGAGCGGTGGCGACGAGTGCGGGGAAGATGGCGGCGCGGCGGGGGAGGACAGGAGCGAAGGAGAGGGGCGCGAGTGGGGGTGGAGGCTAGGGTTCTGAACCAATCGGGCACTCTCCTCACCCATACGTGAGACCCAGCCATCCACACCACGCCACGCACGACCACACAGGTGAAAAGACAGAAATGCCCTCGGCGGGGCATGGGAATAAcggctgaaagatcgtggatgttgcctagaggggggtgaataggcgctttaaaataattacagtttatgcttgaacaaatgcggaataaacctagcggttaatttgacaagcacaaaacctacaacaactaggctcacctatgtgcaccaacaacttatgctaagcaagataaacaactaagtgatagcaagatatatgacaagaaacaatatggctatcacaaagtaaagtgcataagtaaagggttcgggtaagagataaccgaggcacgcggagacgaggatgtatcccgaagttcacacccttgcggatgctaatctccgtttggagcggtgtggaggcacaatgctccccaagaagccactagggccaccgtaatctcctcacgccctcgcacaatgcaagatgccgtgattccactaagggacccttaagggcggtcaccgaacccgtacaaatggcaacccttgggggcggtcaccaaacccgtacactttggcaacccttgggggcggtcaccggtacccgtcaaattgctcggggcgatctccacaacctaattggagaccccgacgcttgcccggagctttacaccacaatgattgagctccgaacaccaccaaccgtctagggcgcccaagcacccaagaggaacaagctcaagggcaccaagcacccaagagtaataagcttctcaacttgtaacttccacgtatcaccgtggagaactcaaaccgatgcaccaaattcAATGGCAAGGGCaaacggagtgcccaagtccttctctctcaaatcccaccgaagccactaatgctagggaggaaaaagagaggaagaacaagaaggagaacaccaagaactccaagatctagatccaaggggttcccctcacatagaggagaaagtgattggtggaaatgtggatctagatctcctctctcttttccctcaaaaactagcaagaatccatggagggat
This region of Triticum aestivum cultivar Chinese Spring chromosome 2D, IWGSC CS RefSeq v2.1, whole genome shotgun sequence genomic DNA includes:
- the LOC123050455 gene encoding uncharacterized protein isoform X2, whose protein sequence is MFAEALQIPADQAALALGALAAVLPGDDDAPAADDASEADLHANPSAAQGEARGAGAGHVGGAVLTEALQIPAEQVAPALGVLAVVLPGDDDDPATDGAGASPPPSIHSVQLGRWRAGRAVLRVDRSGSTPERLLRWLRDLSKVCWLICPDWGLLVLLAPGLCCSKLLHWFPCRHPSFSSRDGIRHTEGTLLHRCDEQ
- the LOC123050455 gene encoding uncharacterized protein isoform X1, with the protein product MFAEALQIPADQAALALGALAAVLPGDDDAPAADDASEADLHANPSAAQGEARGAGAGHVGGAVLTEALQIPAEQVAPALGVLAVVLPGDDDDPATDGAGASPPPSIHSVQLGRWRAGRAVLRVDRSGSTPERLLRWLRDLSKVCWLICPDWGLLVLLAPGLCCSKLLHWFPCSTVDLGIQAPKLFFARWHQAHGGNSSSSVR